A section of the Budorcas taxicolor isolate Tak-1 chromosome 17, Takin1.1, whole genome shotgun sequence genome encodes:
- the LOC128062637 gene encoding epithelial-stromal interaction protein 1-like — protein MYTGTRVQGSGFGAPAASCPTRDPPAWRGELGSPQAPRQGLEAAPERPSRESTEHAGPRFTGAYTLIAPNEKRRNEIQQMAAKELEELERWKEQQRVKSITLPPMTLGGSQSEAEARRRQQLQLIQSKYQKKLKREECVRIKKEAEEAEVQKMRAAQREKSNKLEEKKRLQENLRRETFREHQQ, from the coding sequence ATGTATACCGGCACCAGGGTGCAGGGCTCCGGATTCGGAGCCCCCGCCGCCTCCTGCCCGACCCGGGACCCTCCTGCCTGGCGCGGGGAGCTGGGCTCACCGCAGGCGCCCAGGCAGGGTTTGGAGGCGGCTCCCGAGAGGCCTTCGCGGGAGAGCACGGAGCACGCGGGCCCGAGGTTCACAGGTGCGTATACCTTGATAGCACCAAATGAAAAACGAAGAAATGAGATACAACAGATGGCTGCGAAAGAGCTGGAGGAGCTGGAAAGGTGGAAGGAACAACAAAGGGTGAAGTCCATTACCCTACCGCCCATGACGCTAGGGGGAAGCCAATCAGAGGCTGAAGCCAGGCGGAGACAACAACTTCAACTGATACAATCTAAATACCAGAAGAAGCTAAAAAGAGAAGAATGTGTAAGAATCAAGAaggaagctgaagaagctgaagtccaaAAAATGAGGGCAGCTCAGAGAGAGAAGAGCAAcaaattagaggagaaaaaaagacttcAAGAAAACCTCAGAAGAGAAACTTTTAGAGAGCATCAGCAATAA